Proteins encoded together in one Terriglobales bacterium window:
- the tuf gene encoding elongation factor Tu, translating to MAKEKFDRSKPHVNVGTIGHIDHGKTTLTAAITKVLSKHNPKIQFRSFDSIDNAPEERERGITIATAHVEYETPNRHYAHVDCPGHADYIKNMITGAAQMDGAILVVAATDGPMPQTKEHVLLARQVGVPYIVVFLNKCDAVEDPELIDLVEVEVRELLSKYQFPGDAVPVIRGSALGALNGEAKWEKTIDELMEAVDKNVPLPARDVDKPFLMPIEDIFSISGRGTVVTGRIERGKVKVGEEVEIVGFRETRKTVVTGVEMFKKQLDEGMAGDNAGLLLRGIAKEDVERGMVLAKTGSITPHTKFKAEIYVLTKEEGGRHTPFFKGYRPQFYFRTTDVTGVAELPAGTEMVMPGDNVALVIELITPVAMEKGLRFAIREGGRTVGAGTISEILA from the coding sequence ATGGCGAAAGAGAAATTTGACCGCAGCAAGCCGCACGTGAACGTCGGCACAATTGGACATATCGATCATGGCAAGACGACGTTGACGGCCGCGATCACGAAGGTGCTCTCGAAGCACAATCCGAAGATCCAGTTCCGCTCCTTCGATTCGATCGACAACGCTCCTGAGGAGCGTGAGCGCGGAATCACGATCGCGACCGCGCACGTTGAATATGAGACGCCGAATCGCCACTACGCGCACGTCGATTGCCCGGGCCACGCCGACTACATCAAGAACATGATCACCGGCGCAGCGCAGATGGATGGCGCGATCCTCGTGGTCGCAGCGACCGATGGTCCGATGCCGCAGACCAAAGAGCACGTGCTGCTGGCTCGTCAGGTTGGTGTGCCGTACATCGTCGTGTTCCTGAATAAGTGCGATGCGGTCGAAGATCCCGAGCTGATCGATCTGGTCGAAGTTGAAGTTCGCGAGCTGCTGAGCAAGTATCAGTTTCCAGGAGACGCGGTTCCGGTCATTCGCGGATCAGCTCTTGGAGCGCTGAACGGCGAAGCCAAATGGGAGAAGACGATCGACGAGCTGATGGAAGCCGTCGATAAAAACGTCCCGCTTCCTGCACGCGATGTGGATAAGCCGTTTCTGATGCCGATCGAAGACATCTTCTCGATTTCCGGTCGTGGAACCGTCGTCACAGGCCGAATTGAGCGCGGCAAGGTGAAGGTCGGCGAGGAAGTTGAGATTGTCGGATTCCGCGAGACACGCAAGACGGTCGTGACCGGAGTCGAGATGTTCAAGAAGCAGCTCGACGAAGGCATGGCGGGCGACAACGCTGGACTGCTGCTGCGCGGCATTGCCAAGGAAGACGTGGAGCGCGGCATGGTGCTGGCCAAGACGGGATCGATCACTCCGCACACCAAATTCAAGGCGGAGATCTACGTGCTGACCAAGGAAGAAGGCGGCCGTCACACGCCGTTCTTCAAAGGCTATCGTCCGCAGTTCTATTTCAGAACGACAGACGTAACCGGAGTAGCAGAGCTTCCAGCAGGTACAGAGATGGTGATGCCTGGAGACAACGTAGCTCTGGTGATTGAGCTGATCACGCCGGTAGCTATGGAGAAGGGACTCAGGTTCGCGATCCGCGAAGGCGGCAGAACCGTGGGTGCAGGAACGATTTCGGAGATACTCGCTTAA
- the rpmG gene encoding 50S ribosomal protein L33, with translation MREIITLQCSECKNRNYSKTKNKKTTTGRIELNKFCRFCRKHTSHKETK, from the coding sequence ATGCGCGAAATCATTACATTGCAGTGCAGCGAGTGCAAGAATCGGAACTACTCGAAGACCAAGAACAAAAAGACGACCACGGGCCGGATCGAGCTAAACAAGTTTTGCCGGTTCTGTCGCAAGCACACGTCGCACAAGGAAACGAAGTAA
- the secE gene encoding preprotein translocase subunit SecE yields MKATSVADGDNIGDRLKAWPDRTRDFLDEVRAEMKKVNYPGRKEVQATTAVVIFTVFVFAAFFWVVDTLIQFGLSHLLKVFNS; encoded by the coding sequence GTGAAGGCCACGTCAGTGGCGGATGGCGACAACATTGGCGATCGACTAAAGGCGTGGCCAGACCGTACCAGGGACTTTCTCGACGAAGTCCGCGCCGAGATGAAGAAGGTCAACTATCCCGGCCGCAAGGAAGTGCAGGCGACGACGGCGGTGGTCATCTTCACCGTATTTGTTTTCGCGGCATTTTTCTGGGTAGTTGATACCCTGATTCAGTTTGGGTTGAGTCACCTGCTGAAGGTCTTCAACAGTTAA
- the nusG gene encoding transcription termination/antitermination protein NusG, with amino-acid sequence MPPDAVAGAGEQPRNPNMKWYIIHAYSGFERKVKESLESRIQAFGLQEKIGRVLIPTEAVTEVRSGKKYTSDRMFFPGYVLVEMDLTGFRTGGEGDHVWHVVKSTPKVTGFVGTANDPTPLSEDEVNQIVYRVQVGKDKPRLKVKFAKDESVRITDGPFANFTGKIDEVNEDRETLKVMVTIFGRATPVELEFGQVEKVA; translated from the coding sequence ATGCCGCCTGACGCGGTGGCTGGAGCAGGCGAGCAGCCGCGCAATCCGAACATGAAGTGGTACATCATCCACGCCTATTCGGGCTTTGAGCGCAAGGTGAAAGAGTCGCTCGAGTCGCGCATCCAGGCGTTCGGGCTACAGGAAAAAATCGGACGCGTGCTGATTCCCACCGAAGCGGTGACCGAAGTTCGCAGCGGCAAAAAGTACACCAGCGACCGCATGTTCTTTCCCGGCTATGTGCTCGTGGAAATGGACCTCACCGGCTTCCGCACTGGCGGCGAAGGAGACCACGTATGGCACGTGGTGAAATCCACGCCGAAAGTTACAGGATTTGTCGGCACGGCAAACGATCCCACTCCGCTTTCGGAAGATGAAGTTAATCAGATCGTCTATCGCGTCCAAGTTGGTAAGGACAAGCCGAGGCTAAAAGTAAAGTTTGCGAAAGACGAATCGGTGCGCATCACCGACGGCCCATTCGCCAACTTCACCGGCAAGATCGACGAAGTGAACGAAGATCGCGAGACGCTGAAAGTAATGGTCACCATCTTCGGCCGCGCAACGCCGGTGGAACTGGAATTTGGACAGGTAGAGAAAGTGGCGTAG
- the rplK gene encoding 50S ribosomal protein L11 codes for MAPPKKVQTQVKLQIAAGKATPAPPVGPALGQAQINIMEFCKQFNAKTAGKDQEGLIIPVVITVYTDRSFTFVTKTPPASVLLKRAAAVAKGSGTPNKDKVGKVTEKQVADIAKQKMPDLNAASLDAAIKSVKGTARSMGIEVVA; via the coding sequence ATGGCACCGCCAAAGAAGGTACAGACTCAAGTAAAACTCCAGATCGCCGCAGGCAAGGCGACGCCCGCGCCGCCGGTTGGTCCTGCCCTCGGTCAGGCGCAGATCAACATCATGGAGTTCTGCAAGCAGTTCAACGCTAAGACAGCCGGCAAGGATCAGGAAGGCCTCATCATTCCCGTAGTGATCACGGTCTATACCGACCGCTCGTTCACGTTTGTAACGAAGACGCCGCCCGCGTCGGTGCTGCTCAAGCGCGCTGCCGCCGTGGCCAAAGGCTCTGGAACTCCGAATAAGGATAAAGTCGGCAAGGTGACTGAAAAGCAAGTCGCCGACATCGCCAAGCAGAAAATGCCAGACCTGAACGCGGCCTCGCTCGACGCAGCGATCAAGAGCGTCAAGGGAACCGCCCGTTCCATGGGCATAGAAGTGGTAGCATAG
- the rplA gene encoding 50S ribosomal protein L1: protein MRKAGKNITKARTAVEQRPYKLDEAVPLLKKVKFAKFDETVEVTLRLGVDPKHADQMVRGTVVLPHGLGKSKKVLVIATGDKQREAEAAGADIVGGEEMVEKIQKENWVDYDAVIATPDTMKSVGRLGKVLGPRGLMPNPKTGTVTFDVAAAVKEIKAGKVEFRTDKTALVHVPVGKISFDPNKLVENATTVISSVVRAKPAAAKGKYIKGATLSSTMGPGISIDTTQIEAASKA, encoded by the coding sequence ATGAGAAAAGCAGGAAAGAACATCACTAAGGCCCGTACGGCCGTCGAGCAGCGTCCTTACAAACTCGACGAAGCGGTGCCACTCCTCAAGAAGGTTAAGTTTGCAAAGTTCGACGAGACCGTCGAAGTCACTCTTCGTCTCGGCGTCGATCCCAAGCACGCTGACCAGATGGTGCGCGGCACTGTCGTGCTTCCTCACGGACTCGGCAAATCGAAGAAAGTTCTCGTGATCGCCACCGGCGACAAGCAGCGCGAAGCCGAAGCTGCCGGAGCCGATATCGTCGGCGGCGAGGAGATGGTCGAGAAGATTCAGAAAGAAAACTGGGTGGACTACGATGCCGTTATCGCCACGCCCGACACGATGAAGTCTGTCGGACGCCTGGGCAAAGTCCTCGGCCCTCGCGGTCTGATGCCGAATCCCAAAACGGGAACGGTGACTTTTGACGTGGCAGCAGCCGTGAAGGAAATCAAAGCCGGAAAAGTCGAGTTCCGTACCGATAAGACCGCGCTTGTCCACGTGCCCGTAGGCAAAATCAGCTTTGATCCCAACAAGCTCGTCGAAAACGCGACGACCGTGATTTCGAGCGTAGTGCGCGCGAAACCCGCGGCAGCCAAAGGCAAGTACATCAAAGGCGCGACGCTGTCCTCGACCATGGGTCCGGGAATCAGTATCGACACCACGCAGATTGAGGCGGCGTCGAAAGCATAG
- the rplJ gene encoding 50S ribosomal protein L10 produces the protein MAVTRAKKTEQIEKLAADLKQVNSMIVGTFGKLTVAQDFELRKTVRGAGGKYRVVKNTLARRAAEGTAAEEALKKLKGVSSIAYTKGDPVALAKALTKYVADNPEFTFKAGVVEGKVISINDIKALAKMPSKEELYSKLLFLMQAPAQRLAVAVNAVGRNLAVVVNQGVKEKKFSEAGS, from the coding sequence ATGGCCGTTACCAGAGCAAAGAAAACCGAGCAGATTGAGAAGCTCGCTGCTGACCTGAAGCAGGTCAACAGCATGATCGTAGGCACCTTCGGCAAGCTGACCGTCGCGCAGGATTTTGAGCTGCGCAAGACCGTCCGTGGAGCGGGCGGCAAGTATCGCGTGGTGAAGAACACACTCGCCCGCCGCGCCGCTGAGGGCACCGCTGCAGAAGAAGCGCTGAAGAAGCTGAAAGGCGTGAGCTCAATCGCCTACACCAAAGGCGATCCCGTCGCGCTCGCGAAGGCGCTGACGAAGTACGTCGCTGACAACCCGGAGTTCACCTTCAAGGCTGGTGTTGTTGAAGGCAAAGTCATCTCGATTAACGACATCAAGGCCCTGGCCAAAATGCCGAGCAAGGAAGAGCTTTACTCGAAGCTCCTTTTCCTTATGCAAGCTCCAGCGCAGCGGCTCGCCGTTGCCGTCAACGCCGTTGGACGCAACCTGGCAGTAGTCGTGAACCAGGGAGTGAAAGAAAAGAAATTTAGCGAGGCCGGCAGCTAA
- the rplL gene encoding 50S ribosomal protein L7/L12: MADIQALEDQIVNLSLLDAAALVKKLEERLGVSAAAAAPVVMAGGGAAAGAAPAAAEEKTEFAVVLTAVGANKINVIKAVREVTSLGLKEAKDLVDGAPKTVKEGINKEEAESIKKKFTEAGATVEIK; the protein is encoded by the coding sequence ATGGCTGACATTCAAGCATTAGAAGATCAGATTGTTAACTTGTCGCTGCTCGACGCGGCGGCTCTTGTGAAGAAGCTCGAAGAGCGTCTTGGCGTTTCGGCGGCTGCGGCAGCCCCGGTCGTGATGGCCGGCGGCGGAGCGGCAGCAGGCGCGGCTCCGGCAGCAGCGGAAGAGAAGACCGAATTCGCGGTCGTCCTCACCGCAGTTGGCGCGAACAAGATCAACGTCATTAAAGCCGTCCGCGAAGTCACGAGCCTCGGCCTGAAAGAAGCCAAGGACCTGGTCGACGGCGCACCTAAAACGGTGAAAGAAGGCATCAACAAGGAAGAAGCCGAGAGCATCAAGAAGAAGTTCACCGAAGCCGGCGCAACCGTCGAGATTAAGTAG